The following are from one region of the Cetobacterium somerae genome:
- a CDS encoding phosphatidylglycerophosphatase A family protein, with protein MNRKVVKNLATVFGLGEMPVAPGTFGTLGGIPIYIGLVLLKKIFPNNMIYNSFYFMFLMTFFAISVYVCDIAEREIFKEKDPQKVVIDEVLGFLTTLFLINPVGIFQTIMAIIIGFIIFRFFDITKIGPIYKSQFFGNGVGVVLDDFLAGVIGNFLMVCIWTIFF; from the coding sequence ATGAATAGAAAAGTAGTAAAAAATTTAGCCACAGTGTTTGGGTTAGGAGAGATGCCTGTAGCTCCAGGAACTTTTGGTACTTTAGGAGGAATTCCGATATACATAGGATTAGTACTTTTAAAAAAAATATTTCCTAATAATATGATTTATAATTCTTTTTATTTTATGTTTTTGATGACATTTTTTGCGATTTCTGTTTACGTTTGTGATATAGCAGAAAGAGAAATTTTTAAAGAAAAAGATCCACAAAAAGTTGTTATAGACGAAGTGCTTGGATTTTTGACAACACTTTTTTTAATAAATCCAGTAGGCATATTTCAAACTATCATGGCTATAATAATTGGATTTATAATTTTCAGATTTTTCGATATAACTAAAATAGGACCAATTTATAAATCACAATTTTTTGGAAATGGTGTAGGAGTAGTTTTAGATGATTTTTTAGCTGGAGTTATTGGAAATTTTTTAATGGTTTGTATATGGACAATATTTTTCTAA
- a CDS encoding peptidase U32 family protein: MKIVAPAGSIERFHAAIKAGADEIYMGLKGFGARRNAVNLTLEEYKEALDYAHARGVKVFLTLNTIMMDVEIEAIAINLRELYKYGLDAVIVQDFGLAEFIKVNFPDLELHGSTQMTVANHIEANYLKSIGFERVVLPRELTFEEIKEIREKSNIELEIFVSGALCISYSGNCYMSSFIGGRSGNRGMCAQPCRKKYTCDGNDEGYTLSPKDQLYGYDEIQKLKEIGIDSIKLEGRMKEPNYVFQTVNYYKELINGNNIEEKSSQIFNRGYSTGYFYKDRKDIMNKSFASHLGKNLGELNGKELKLKERIILGDGVTFLSKDYEKIGGTYINKIDTRFERNKREANAGETLVLKDIPKETKYVYRNYSKEISDFIESKMKITDKKHVIDIEFKGKIGEKAKIIVSTLNNKFELIKVSLESQGIIEQAKNKGTSQDIISEKLLEIGDTTFTGFIKNIEIDENMFLPISMLKQLKRDAVKLLLEKLILSYRKESCNELIKLSKIESSEKNSILSAIVSTEEQKNILNSYGIDKIYFKGYDVAREENLEKIDLSNKMASNLYQALENKNTQITLGWNLNISNRYAFDHFSNIEKIDTIIVSPEISYRRLEEIGETKIKKAILAYGRPRAMYTELSLGDEEVKIIENEQGDKFTIIKNSIGNSEIYLEKPLNILKDRKYLEKIGISELVLEFTTETPEEIKDILDGKGIYKPYNYEKGVF; this comes from the coding sequence ATGAAAATAGTTGCTCCAGCAGGAAGCATTGAAAGATTTCACGCTGCTATAAAAGCAGGTGCAGATGAGATATACATGGGATTAAAAGGTTTTGGTGCAAGAAGAAATGCTGTAAATTTGACTTTAGAAGAGTATAAAGAAGCATTAGATTATGCACATGCAAGAGGAGTAAAAGTCTTCTTAACATTGAATACTATAATGATGGATGTTGAGATAGAAGCAATAGCTATAAATTTAAGAGAACTTTATAAATATGGATTAGATGCAGTTATTGTTCAGGATTTTGGATTAGCAGAATTTATAAAAGTTAATTTTCCTGACTTAGAATTACACGGAAGTACTCAAATGACTGTAGCAAATCATATAGAAGCAAATTATTTAAAATCTATTGGTTTTGAAAGAGTAGTTTTACCAAGAGAATTAACATTTGAAGAAATAAAAGAAATAAGAGAAAAAAGCAATATTGAATTAGAGATATTTGTTTCAGGAGCACTATGTATATCTTATTCAGGGAATTGCTATATGAGTAGTTTTATAGGAGGACGTAGTGGAAATCGAGGAATGTGTGCACAACCTTGTAGAAAAAAGTATACTTGTGATGGCAATGATGAAGGATATACATTAAGTCCAAAAGATCAATTGTATGGATACGATGAAATTCAAAAATTAAAAGAAATAGGGATAGATAGTATTAAGTTAGAAGGAAGAATGAAAGAACCTAATTATGTGTTTCAAACGGTTAATTATTATAAAGAATTAATTAATGGAAATAATATTGAAGAGAAAAGCTCACAAATATTTAATAGAGGATATAGTACTGGCTATTTTTATAAAGATAGAAAAGATATAATGAATAAGAGCTTTGCTAGTCATTTAGGAAAAAATCTAGGTGAATTAAACGGTAAAGAACTAAAATTAAAAGAAAGAATAATCTTAGGAGATGGAGTAACTTTTTTATCTAAAGATTATGAAAAAATTGGTGGGACTTATATAAATAAAATAGATACCAGATTTGAAAGAAATAAGAGAGAAGCTAATGCTGGAGAAACATTAGTATTGAAAGATATTCCAAAAGAAACAAAGTATGTATATAGAAACTATTCTAAAGAAATTAGTGATTTTATTGAATCAAAAATGAAAATAACAGATAAAAAACATGTTATAGATATAGAGTTTAAAGGAAAAATTGGAGAGAAAGCAAAAATAATAGTTTCAACATTAAATAATAAATTTGAACTAATAAAAGTATCATTAGAAAGTCAAGGTATAATAGAACAAGCTAAAAATAAAGGTACATCACAAGATATTATAAGTGAAAAATTATTAGAGATAGGAGACACAACATTTACTGGATTTATAAAAAATATTGAAATAGACGAGAATATGTTTTTACCAATTTCTATGTTGAAACAATTAAAAAGAGATGCAGTAAAGCTTCTTTTAGAGAAGTTAATATTAAGTTATAGAAAAGAAAGTTGTAATGAGTTAATAAAACTTTCTAAAATAGAGTCTAGTGAAAAAAACAGTATACTATCAGCAATAGTTTCAACAGAAGAGCAAAAAAATATTTTAAATTCTTATGGAATAGATAAAATATATTTTAAAGGATATGATGTAGCAAGAGAAGAGAATTTAGAAAAAATAGATTTATCAAATAAAATGGCAAGTAATTTATATCAAGCTTTAGAAAATAAAAATACACAAATAACACTGGGATGGAATTTAAATATATCAAATCGTTATGCCTTTGACCACTTCTCTAATATAGAGAAAATAGATACAATTATAGTTTCTCCTGAAATTAGTTATAGAAGATTGGAAGAGATAGGAGAAACAAAAATAAAAAAAGCTATATTAGCTTATGGAAGACCAAGAGCTATGTATACAGAGCTATCTTTAGGAGATGAAGAAGTAAAGATTATAGAAAATGAGCAAGGAGATAAGTTTACAATAATAAAAAATAGTATAGGAAATAGTGAGATTTATTTAGAAAAACCATTAAATATACTTAAAGATAGAAAATATTTAGAAAAGATTGGAATCTCTGAATTAGTTTTAGAATTTACAACCGAAACACCTGAAGAGATAAAAGATATTCTAGATGGAAAGGGAATATATAAGCCTTATAACTATGAAAAAGGAGTGTTTTAA
- the coaE gene encoding dephospho-CoA kinase (Dephospho-CoA kinase (CoaE) performs the final step in coenzyme A biosynthesis.) translates to MILGLTGGIGSGKSTVSKIFLSMGIKVFDADLIAKDILETEEVKEEIKEKFGKEFINLKNNSVDKELLKKEVFNNSKKLKILNEIVHPKVVDIYKKKYLEYKDRKEIVIFDIPLLFEVNLQRYCDKVMVVDIDLNVQIERIKNRDNIDIPLIKKIISAQMSREERNMKADILIENNGSLEKLKQKIEKIIKDIERGKI, encoded by the coding sequence ATGATATTAGGATTAACTGGTGGTATAGGAAGTGGAAAATCTACAGTTAGTAAAATATTTTTATCTATGGGAATTAAAGTTTTTGATGCTGATTTAATTGCCAAAGACATTTTAGAAACCGAAGAAGTAAAAGAGGAAATAAAAGAAAAATTCGGAAAAGAGTTTATAAATTTAAAAAATAATTCTGTAGATAAAGAATTATTAAAAAAGGAGGTTTTTAATAATTCAAAAAAATTAAAAATCTTAAATGAAATAGTCCACCCTAAAGTTGTAGATATATATAAAAAAAAATATTTAGAATATAAAGATAGAAAAGAAATTGTAATTTTTGATATTCCATTATTATTTGAAGTTAATTTACAAAGATATTGTGATAAGGTAATGGTAGTAGATATAGATTTAAACGTTCAAATAGAAAGAATTAAAAATAGAGATAATATTGATATTCCTTTAATAAAGAAAATAATATCTGCTCAAATGTCTAGAGAAGAAAGAAATATGAAAGCAGATATTTTAATTGAAAATAATGGAAGTTTAGAGAAGTTAAAACAAAAAATAGAAAAAATAATCAAAGATATAGAAAGAGGAAAAATATGA
- a CDS encoding cold-shock protein has translation MLKGTVKWFNKEKGFGFVTCEEGKDYFVHFTGIIGDGFRTLEEGQNVSFIVEEGNKGPIAKEVTAA, from the coding sequence ATGTTAAAGGGAACTGTTAAATGGTTTAACAAAGAAAAAGGATTTGGTTTTGTAACATGTGAAGAGGGGAAAGATTATTTCGTACACTTTACTGGAATTATCGGGGATGGATTTAGAACTTTAGAAGAGGGTCAAAATGTTTCATTTATAGTTGAGGAAGGGAATAAAGGACCAATAGCTAAAGAAGTAACTGCAGCTTAA
- the rplQ gene encoding 50S ribosomal protein L17: protein MNHNKSYRKLGRRADHRKAMLMNLTISLILSDRIETTVTRAKELRKFAERMVTLGKKGTLAHRRQAFAFLRSEEAVAKLFNDLAPKYAERNGGYTRIIRTSVRKGDSAEMAIIELV, encoded by the coding sequence ATGAACCACAATAAATCATATAGAAAGTTAGGGAGAAGAGCTGACCATAGAAAAGCTATGTTAATGAACTTAACAATATCTCTAATTTTATCAGATAGAATAGAAACTACTGTTACTAGAGCAAAAGAGCTTAGAAAGTTTGCTGAGAGAATGGTTACTCTTGGTAAAAAAGGAACTCTTGCGCACAGAAGACAAGCTTTCGCTTTCTTAAGAAGCGAAGAGGCTGTAGCTAAGTTATTTAATGATTTAGCACCAAAGTACGCTGAGAGAAACGGTGGATACACAAGAATCATCAGAACTTCTGTAAGAAAGGGAGATTCTGCTGAGATGGCTATAATTGAATTAGTTTAA
- a CDS encoding DNA-directed RNA polymerase subunit alpha, producing MLKIEKHAKGINITELKTSDFSGQYVIEPLYRGYGHTIGNALRRVLLSSIPGAAVKGVRIDGVLSEFSVMEGVKEAVTEIMLNVKEVVIKAETAGERKMTLSAKGPKTVTAADIIPDIGLEIVNPDQIICTLTTDREIDMEFIVDTGEGFVVAEEIEKKDWAVDFIAVDAIYTPIRKVSYSVQDTMVGRMTDFDKLTLNIETDGSVEIRDAISYAIELLKYHLDPFLDLGNRMDHLRVDLEEEEETPTSTAKADDVLNTRIEELDLTVRSFNCLKKAGIEEVGQLARMSMNELLKIKNLGRKSLDEILEKMKELGFDLNGNGSVE from the coding sequence ATGTTAAAAATAGAAAAACATGCTAAGGGTATTAACATTACCGAATTAAAAACAAGTGACTTTTCTGGTCAATATGTTATAGAACCTTTATATAGAGGATATGGACATACAATTGGTAATGCTTTGAGAAGAGTTTTACTATCATCTATACCTGGTGCTGCCGTTAAAGGTGTTAGAATCGACGGAGTACTAAGCGAGTTTTCAGTTATGGAAGGTGTTAAAGAGGCTGTAACTGAAATAATGCTAAATGTAAAAGAGGTAGTAATAAAGGCAGAAACTGCTGGAGAAAGAAAAATGACTCTTTCTGCAAAGGGACCTAAGACTGTTACAGCTGCTGATATAATACCAGATATCGGATTAGAGATTGTAAATCCTGATCAAATTATTTGTACATTAACTACAGATAGAGAGATAGATATGGAATTCATAGTTGATACTGGTGAAGGATTTGTTGTTGCTGAAGAGATAGAGAAGAAAGATTGGGCTGTAGACTTTATAGCAGTTGATGCTATATATACACCAATTAGAAAAGTATCTTACTCAGTTCAGGATACAATGGTTGGAAGAATGACTGATTTCGATAAGTTAACTTTAAACATAGAAACAGACGGAAGTGTTGAGATAAGAGATGCTATTTCTTATGCAATAGAGCTTCTAAAGTATCATTTAGATCCGTTCCTTGACTTAGGAAATAGAATGGATCACTTAAGAGTAGATCTTGAGGAAGAGGAGGAAACTCCTACATCAACTGCTAAGGCTGATGATGTATTAAATACAAGAATAGAAGAGCTAGATTTAACAGTTAGATCATTTAACTGTTTAAAGAAAGCTGGAATAGAAGAAGTTGGACAGTTGGCGAGAATGTCAATGAACGAACTTCTAAAAATAAAGAATCTAGGAAGAAAATCACTAGATGAGATCCTTGAAAAAATGAAAGAACTTGGGTTCGATCTAAATGGAAACGGATCTGTAGAATAA
- the rpsD gene encoding 30S ribosomal protein S4, which translates to MARNRQPVLKKCRALGIDPVVLGVNKSSNRGPRPNANRKPTEYAIQLNEKQKAKFIYNVMEKQFRKLYDEASRKDGVTGLTLIQYLERRLENVVYRLGFAKTRRQARQIVSHGHVAVNGRRVNIASYRVKAGDVVSVIENSKNIELIKSAVEEKTVPAWLELDKANFAGKVLQNPTKDDLDFDLNEALIVEFYSR; encoded by the coding sequence ATGGCAAGAAATAGACAACCTGTTTTAAAGAAATGTAGAGCTCTTGGAATCGACCCAGTTGTTTTAGGAGTTAACAAATCTTCTAATAGAGGGCCAAGACCAAATGCAAATAGAAAGCCTACAGAGTATGCAATTCAGTTAAACGAAAAGCAAAAAGCTAAATTTATATACAATGTAATGGAGAAGCAATTCAGAAAATTATATGATGAGGCTTCAAGAAAGGATGGAGTTACTGGTTTAACTTTAATCCAATATTTAGAGAGAAGATTAGAGAACGTAGTTTACAGACTAGGATTCGCTAAAACTAGAAGACAAGCTAGACAAATAGTGTCTCACGGACACGTTGCTGTTAACGGAAGAAGAGTTAACATCGCATCTTATAGAGTAAAAGCAGGGGATGTAGTATCTGTAATTGAGAACTCAAAAAATATCGAGTTAATCAAATCTGCAGTAGAAGAGAAAACAGTTCCAGCATGGTTAGAGTTAGATAAAGCTAACTTCGCAGGAAAAGTTCTTCAGAACCCAACTAAAGACGATTTAGATTTCGATCTAAACGAAGCTTTAATAGTTGAGTTCTATTCAAGATAA
- the rpsK gene encoding 30S ribosomal protein S11: MAKKKVAKIKKKLKNIPNGVAHIHSTFNNTIVAITDVEGKVVSWKSGGTSGFKGTKKGTPFAAQIAAEQAAHIAMENGMKKVEVKVKGPGSGREACIRSLQAAGLEVTKITDVTPVPHNGCRPPKRRRV; encoded by the coding sequence TTGGCTAAGAAGAAAGTAGCTAAAATCAAGAAGAAATTGAAAAATATTCCTAACGGAGTAGCTCATATACACTCAACTTTCAACAACACAATAGTAGCAATTACTGATGTGGAAGGTAAAGTAGTAAGCTGGAAATCAGGAGGAACTTCTGGTTTTAAGGGAACTAAAAAAGGAACTCCATTCGCAGCTCAAATCGCAGCAGAGCAAGCAGCTCATATTGCAATGGAAAACGGAATGAAGAAGGTTGAAGTAAAAGTGAAAGGACCTGGATCAGGTAGAGAAGCATGTATAAGATCTCTACAGGCAGCAGGATTAGAGGTTACAAAGATAACTGACGTAACTCCAGTTCCACACAACGGATGTAGACCACCAAAAAGAAGAAGAGTGTAG
- the rpsM gene encoding 30S ribosomal protein S13 — protein sequence MARIAGVDIPRNKRIEIALTYVYGIGKPTSQKVLTEAGVNFDTRVKDLTEEELNKIRAIVETIKVEGDLRKEIRLAIKRLMDIRCYRGSRHKMNLPVRGQKSKTNARTRKGPKKPIKR from the coding sequence TTGGCTAGAATCGCAGGAGTAGATATTCCTAGAAACAAAAGAATAGAGATTGCTCTAACTTACGTTTACGGAATTGGAAAACCAACTTCACAAAAAGTATTAACAGAAGCAGGAGTAAACTTTGACACTAGAGTAAAGGATTTAACTGAAGAAGAGTTAAACAAAATCAGAGCCATTGTTGAAACTATCAAGGTAGAGGGAGATCTTAGAAAAGAGATCAGACTTGCAATAAAGAGACTTATGGACATTAGATGTTACAGAGGTTCAAGACACAAGATGAACTTACCAGTAAGAGGACAAAAGTCAAAAACAAATGCAAGAACTAGAAAAGGACCTAAAAAGCCTATAAAGAGATAG
- the rpmJ gene encoding 50S ribosomal protein L36: MKVRVSIKPICDKCKVIKRHGKIRVICENPKHKQVQG, translated from the coding sequence GTGAAAGTAAGAGTATCAATTAAGCCTATTTGTGACAAATGTAAAGTTATCAAGAGACACGGGAAAATCAGAGTAATCTGTGAAAACCCTAAGCACAAACAAGTACAAGGATAA
- the infA gene encoding translation initiation factor IF-1, giving the protein MSKKDVIELEGTILEALPNAMFKVELENGHTILGHISGKMRMNYIKILPGDKVTVQISPYDLSRGRIVYRKK; this is encoded by the coding sequence ATGTCGAAAAAGGATGTTATCGAATTAGAAGGAACTATATTAGAGGCCCTTCCAAATGCGATGTTTAAGGTTGAATTAGAAAATGGACACACAATTTTAGGGCACATCTCTGGTAAAATGAGAATGAATTATATTAAAATTTTACCTGGAGACAAAGTAACGGTACAAATTTCTCCATATGATTTATCTAGGGGAAGAATAGTATACAGAAAAAAGTAA
- the map gene encoding type I methionyl aminopeptidase produces the protein MVIIKTREEIEKIKKPCQLIARLYTEYLPKYIKPGISTYELNKIIEEYLIENGAEPATIGVGGPINPYPAGSCISVNEEVVHGVPKNDKILQNGDIVSVDVVARIDGFYGDSAITYAVGEIDEESQKLIDVTREARRIGIEEAIAGNRLGDVGNAIQKYVESNGFTVVKDFAGHGVGKAMHEDPCIPNFGRKGRGLKIEEGMVLAIEPMVNVGTYKVNITNDGWTVVTRDGKRSAHFEHTVAIIDGKPVVLTELD, from the coding sequence ATGGTTATAATAAAAACTAGAGAAGAAATAGAAAAAATAAAAAAACCATGTCAATTAATTGCAAGATTATATACAGAATATCTACCAAAGTATATAAAACCTGGAATTTCAACATATGAATTAAATAAAATTATTGAGGAATATTTAATTGAAAATGGTGCAGAACCAGCTACAATAGGTGTAGGAGGACCAATAAATCCTTATCCGGCAGGTTCTTGTATCTCTGTAAATGAAGAAGTAGTTCATGGAGTTCCAAAAAATGATAAAATTCTTCAAAATGGAGATATTGTAAGTGTTGATGTAGTAGCAAGAATAGATGGATTTTATGGAGATTCAGCAATAACATACGCAGTTGGTGAAATTGATGAAGAATCACAAAAATTAATTGATGTTACTAGAGAAGCAAGAAGAATTGGAATTGAAGAAGCAATTGCAGGAAATAGACTTGGTGACGTAGGAAATGCAATCCAAAAATATGTAGAGTCAAATGGATTCACTGTAGTTAAAGATTTTGCTGGGCACGGAGTAGGAAAAGCTATGCATGAAGATCCTTGTATCCCAAACTTTGGTAGAAAAGGTAGAGGGTTAAAAATCGAGGAAGGTATGGTTTTAGCTATAGAACCAATGGTTAATGTTGGAACTTACAAAGTGAATATAACTAATGATGGATGGACAGTAGTAACAAGAGATGGAAAGCGTTCAGCGCATTTCGAGCACACTGTTGCCATAATAGATGGAAAACCTGTTGTTTTAACTGAGTTAGATTAA
- a CDS encoding adenylate kinase, whose translation MNIMLFGAPGAGKGTQAKFIIDKYGIPQISTGDMLRAAISEGTEMGMEAKKFMDEGKLVPDSTIIGIIKDRLSQEDCKKGFILDGFPRTLAQAEALEVLLKELNMNLDKVISLNVPDSLIVGRVVGRRVCPNCGASFHIENNPPKVEGKCDYCGSDLIIRKDDNKDTVEKRLSAYHEQTAPLFNFYSERGVMVELDGTKEINEIAKEIFNILG comes from the coding sequence ATGAATATAATGTTATTCGGAGCACCAGGTGCTGGAAAAGGAACACAAGCAAAATTCATAATTGATAAGTATGGAATTCCACAAATTTCAACTGGTGATATGCTAAGAGCTGCTATATCAGAAGGAACTGAAATGGGAATGGAAGCTAAGAAATTTATGGATGAAGGAAAATTAGTTCCAGACTCAACTATAATAGGAATAATAAAAGATAGATTATCACAGGAAGACTGTAAAAAAGGATTTATTTTAGATGGATTCCCAAGAACATTAGCGCAAGCAGAAGCATTAGAGGTACTATTAAAAGAATTAAATATGAATTTAGATAAAGTTATCTCTTTAAATGTTCCTGATTCATTAATAGTTGGAAGAGTAGTTGGAAGAAGAGTTTGTCCAAACTGTGGAGCATCTTTCCATATTGAAAATAATCCACCAAAAGTAGAGGGTAAATGTGACTACTGTGGATCAGACTTAATCATAAGAAAAGATGATAATAAGGACACTGTTGAAAAAAGATTATCTGCATATCATGAGCAAACAGCACCTCTATTTAATTTCTACTCTGAAAGAGGAGTAATGGTAGAGTTAGACGGAACTAAAGAAATAAATGAAATTGCAAAGGAAATCTTTAATATTTTAGGATAA
- the secY gene encoding preprotein translocase subunit SecY yields MGLIEKFETKLRGIFKIPELRERIIFTLLMFLVARVGTYIPAPGVDIDRLAQMTAQSDLLGYINMFSGGAFQRVSIFALGIVPYINSSIVFSLLAVIIPKIEEIQKEGESGRNKITQWTRYLTIVIAIVQGIGVCTWLQSVGLVTTPGFTFFLTTITTLTAGTIFLMWVGEQISIKGIGNGVSLLIFLNVISGAPGAVIQTIQDMRGSKFLIPVLLLVGIAAIITIAGIVVFQLGQRKIPVHYVGRGFAGNNGMGQNSYIPLKLNSSGVMPVIFASVVMMIPSLVVNMLPGEFSGKVILARIFGDQHPVYLILYAAVIIFFSFFYTSIVFDPEKVAENLKQGGGTIPSIRPGADTADYLEGVVTRITWGGAIFLALIAIAPMVLFKAFGLPIFFGGTGIIIVVGVALDTVQQIDAHLIMKEYKGFL; encoded by the coding sequence TTGGGTTTAATTGAAAAGTTTGAAACGAAGCTTAGAGGTATATTTAAAATTCCGGAACTGAGAGAGAGAATCATCTTCACCTTATTAATGTTCCTAGTAGCTAGGGTAGGGACATATATCCCTGCTCCTGGTGTGGACATTGATCGTTTGGCTCAAATGACTGCGCAAAGTGATTTACTAGGATATATTAATATGTTCTCAGGTGGGGCTTTCCAAAGAGTATCTATATTTGCATTGGGAATTGTACCATATATCAATTCATCAATCGTATTTAGTTTACTTGCTGTAATTATTCCTAAAATTGAAGAGATTCAAAAAGAGGGAGAATCAGGAAGAAATAAGATTACTCAATGGACTAGATACCTAACAATTGTAATAGCTATAGTCCAAGGAATTGGGGTATGCACTTGGTTACAATCGGTAGGATTAGTAACAACACCAGGGTTTACATTTTTCTTAACAACAATAACAACTTTAACGGCAGGAACAATATTTTTAATGTGGGTAGGGGAACAAATATCTATCAAAGGTATAGGTAATGGAGTTTCGCTACTAATCTTTTTAAATGTTATTTCAGGAGCTCCAGGAGCTGTTATTCAAACTATACAAGATATGAGAGGGAGTAAGTTTCTTATTCCTGTTTTGTTATTAGTGGGGATTGCTGCAATTATAACAATTGCGGGAATTGTTGTATTCCAATTAGGGCAAAGAAAAATACCAGTTCACTATGTAGGAAGAGGATTTGCTGGAAATAATGGAATGGGTCAGAATTCATATATTCCATTGAAGTTAAATAGTTCAGGAGTAATGCCTGTAATTTTCGCTTCAGTGGTGATGATGATACCTTCTTTAGTAGTAAACATGCTTCCCGGAGAGTTTTCTGGAAAGGTAATACTTGCTAGAATATTTGGTGACCAGCATCCTGTATATTTAATACTATATGCTGCTGTAATTATATTCTTCTCGTTCTTCTACACTTCAATAGTTTTTGATCCTGAAAAGGTTGCAGAAAACTTAAAGCAAGGTGGAGGTACGATTCCAAGTATTAGACCTGGAGCAGATACGGCTGATTATCTTGAAGGAGTTGTAACTAGAATAACTTGGGGTGGAGCTATATTTTTAGCTTTAATCGCAATTGCACCTATGGTACTATTTAAAGCTTTTGGACTACCAATATTCTTTGGTGGAACAGGGATAATAATAGTAGTAGGGGTAGCACTAGATACTGTACAACAGATAGATGCTCACCTTATCATGAAAGAGTATAAGGGATTTTTATAA
- the rplO gene encoding 50S ribosomal protein L15 encodes MKLNELKPSVPRKARKRIGRGESSGLGKTAGKGSNGQNSRAGGGVKPYFEGGQMPLYRRTPKRGFSNAIFRKDYAIINLCDLNRFEEGTEVTPELLVAAGVIKKTLAGIKVLGNGELEKKVSVKAHKVSASAKAAIEAKGGSVEILEVKTFADVAKNNK; translated from the coding sequence ATGAAATTAAATGAATTAAAGCCTTCTGTACCAAGAAAAGCTAGAAAAAGAATCGGAAGAGGAGAGTCTTCTGGATTAGGAAAGACTGCTGGAAAAGGAAGCAATGGACAAAACTCTAGAGCTGGAGGAGGGGTAAAACCTTACTTCGAGGGTGGACAAATGCCTTTATACAGAAGAACTCCAAAGAGAGGATTCTCTAACGCAATATTCAGAAAAGATTATGCAATAATAAACTTATGTGATTTAAATAGATTCGAAGAGGGAACAGAAGTAACTCCAGAGTTATTAGTAGCTGCTGGTGTTATCAAGAAAACTCTTGCTGGAATCAAAGTTTTAGGAAACGGAGAGCTAGAGAAGAAAGTATCTGTAAAAGCTCACAAAGTTTCTGCTTCTGCGAAAGCAGCTATCGAAGCAAAAGGTGGATCTGTAGAGATTCTTGAAGTTAAAACTTTTGCTGATGTAGCAAAAAATAACAAGTAA
- the rpmD gene encoding 50S ribosomal protein L30, with translation MAKLRIELVKSIIGRKPNHIATAKSLGLKKMNDVREHNVTPELMGKIAQISYLIKVEEVQ, from the coding sequence ATGGCAAAGCTTAGAATAGAGCTTGTAAAAAGCATAATCGGAAGAAAGCCTAACCATATAGCAACTGCAAAGTCGCTAGGGCTTAAGAAGATGAATGATGTTAGAGAGCACAATGTAACTCCAGAATTAATGGGAAAAATTGCTCAAATATCTTACCTAATAAAAGTAGAGGAGGTGCAATAA